A part of Vespertiliibacter pulmonis genomic DNA contains:
- a CDS encoding sigma-E factor negative regulatory protein: MQHKEALSAYMDGYNINGEFTDTLCKSDELKQAWGNYHTIRSVMRNEALLLGNDFSAKMEMLLENEQIEQVTQPEKRGMLLKLKKWSTPLMQAGIAASVCLVAVIGVNVMQGSADEVAQTEQPVLQTLPFSNSVQQVSYNVPEKEQPTAEQLEYQQHRINALLQNHGLQLRAVEKTEETVNPKQEPISEVKENQQPNLQ, translated from the coding sequence ATGCAACATAAAGAAGCACTCTCTGCCTATATGGACGGATATAATATCAATGGAGAGTTTACCGATACATTGTGTAAGAGTGATGAGTTAAAGCAGGCTTGGGGAAATTATCATACTATTCGTAGTGTAATGCGTAATGAAGCATTGTTATTAGGGAATGATTTCTCAGCTAAAATGGAAATGTTGCTTGAAAATGAACAGATTGAACAAGTAACGCAACCAGAAAAACGGGGTATGTTACTCAAATTGAAAAAATGGAGTACGCCATTAATGCAAGCAGGTATTGCTGCTTCTGTTTGTTTGGTTGCTGTGATTGGTGTTAATGTTATGCAAGGCAGTGCTGATGAAGTAGCACAAACAGAACAACCTGTTTTGCAAACCTTGCCATTTAGTAATTCAGTTCAGCAGGTAAGTTATAATGTGCCAGAGAAAGAGCAGCCAACCGCTGAGCAATTAGAGTATCAACAACATCGAATTAATGCGTTGTTGCAAAATCATGGGTTACAACTGCGTGCAGTTGAAAAAACTGAAGAAACAGTAAATCCAAAACAAGAACCAATATCAGAAGTAAAAGAGAATCAACAGCCTAATCTTCAGTAA
- the rpoE gene encoding RNA polymerase sigma factor RpoE, with the protein MSEQITDQALVERAQQGDKKAFNLLVVRYQNRVAGLLTRYVARDDIPDIVQESFIKAYRSLASFRGESAFYTWLYRIAVNTAKNHLTALGRRPPKEDILAEDAESYDSGIHLRETDTPENMMLSEELRRIVFDTIESLPDELKSAITLREIEGLSYEEIAEVMQCPVGTVRSRIFRAREAIDLKINPLIQQD; encoded by the coding sequence ATGAGTGAACAGATAACCGATCAAGCATTGGTTGAACGTGCACAACAAGGCGATAAAAAAGCATTTAATTTACTAGTCGTTCGTTATCAAAATAGAGTAGCTGGTTTGCTTACTCGTTATGTCGCCCGAGATGATATTCCTGATATTGTACAAGAATCTTTTATTAAGGCATATCGTTCGTTAGCATCATTTCGTGGGGAAAGTGCGTTTTATACATGGTTATACCGTATTGCAGTAAATACTGCAAAAAACCACTTAACTGCATTAGGTCGAAGACCGCCGAAAGAAGATATTCTTGCTGAAGATGCTGAAAGTTATGATAGTGGAATACATTTACGTGAGACAGATACACCTGAAAATATGATGTTATCTGAAGAATTAAGGCGTATTGTATTTGATACAATCGAAAGTTTACCCGATGAATTAAAAAGTGCTATTACCTTACGAGAAATTGAAGGGTTGAGCTATGAAGAAATTGCAGAGGTTATGCAATGTCCTGTAGGAACAGTACGTTCACGTATTTTTCGGGCTAGGGAAGCAATAGATTTGAAAATTAATCCATTGATACAACAGGATTAA
- the lnt gene encoding apolipoprotein N-acyltransferase, whose amino-acid sequence MENVKKSTHLTACVCYTIALISGGIGIFAYSPFDYWIVAFLSASGLIWLSTFPIKRIALVGTFLWAVSYFAIGVNWVHVSMIQFGGVPEIASYFIVLALAIYLALYPLLFTYLAQRFKVKNPWLLASIFTLTEYLRGVVFTGFPWLQFGYSQIDSPFFNLATLFGVEGLTFFVIVVSGYLVQIFYQLAKKHCDRTACIICLVVLIGAFTTRYFQSVQIDSDKTPIKITLIQGNIEQKIKWNPEYLSSIIMGYYDLLQQSLGKSDVVILPESAIPAIEENIEMPLSMFDKLAKEKGSKIIIGTLFQSHQRELYNSAVLLGETLKYSAEHSPRYYKHHLVPFGEYVPFGHLLDWLREVFILPINLSQGSFIQPALKVNDRKFNLAICYEIIFGDQVQQNQKIQQSDYLLTISNDAWFGESSGPWQHFQMARMRALELGKPLVRATNTGVTAFVNFDGKVISMLPQFEVGTLTEQILTTKGETVYGQFGRSLLYGLCWLISIFAIAWKGIRKDLNNK is encoded by the coding sequence ATGGAAAATGTAAAAAAATCAACGCATCTCACCGCTTGTGTTTGTTATACCATAGCCTTAATTTCAGGGGGAATCGGGATTTTTGCGTATTCTCCATTTGATTATTGGATTGTTGCTTTTCTCTCTGCGAGTGGATTAATTTGGTTATCAACGTTTCCAATAAAAAGAATTGCGTTAGTTGGGACGTTTTTATGGGCAGTGAGCTATTTTGCTATTGGGGTAAATTGGGTTCACGTTAGTATGATCCAATTTGGTGGTGTACCAGAAATTGCCAGTTATTTTATTGTATTAGCATTAGCGATTTATTTAGCCTTATACCCGTTACTTTTTACCTATCTTGCTCAACGTTTTAAGGTAAAAAATCCATGGTTATTAGCCTCAATTTTTACCTTAACAGAATATCTGCGAGGCGTTGTCTTTACAGGCTTTCCGTGGTTGCAATTTGGATATTCACAAATAGATTCACCTTTTTTCAATTTGGCTACGCTATTTGGTGTGGAAGGGCTAACGTTCTTTGTGATCGTGGTAAGCGGTTATTTGGTGCAAATATTTTACCAATTAGCAAAAAAACACTGTGATCGCACCGCTTGTATTATATGTCTTGTAGTGTTAATTGGCGCTTTTACCACTCGTTATTTCCAATCAGTTCAGATTGATAGTGATAAAACACCAATTAAAATAACACTCATTCAAGGCAATATTGAGCAAAAAATTAAATGGAATCCTGAATATTTGTCTTCAATAATTATGGGTTATTACGATCTACTACAACAAAGCCTAGGAAAAAGTGATGTGGTGATTTTACCGGAATCGGCTATTCCTGCCATTGAAGAAAATATTGAAATGCCATTAAGTATGTTTGATAAATTGGCAAAAGAGAAGGGAAGTAAAATTATTATTGGAACGTTGTTTCAATCTCATCAGAGAGAGCTTTATAATAGCGCTGTATTATTAGGGGAAACATTGAAATATTCTGCGGAGCATTCTCCCCGTTATTATAAACATCACCTTGTCCCTTTTGGCGAATATGTGCCATTTGGTCATTTACTTGATTGGCTAAGAGAAGTTTTTATCTTACCCATTAATTTATCTCAAGGCTCATTTATTCAGCCAGCACTGAAAGTAAATGATAGAAAATTTAATTTAGCGATTTGCTATGAAATTATTTTTGGCGATCAAGTACAGCAGAACCAGAAAATTCAACAATCCGATTATTTATTAACAATTTCAAATGATGCGTGGTTTGGAGAAAGTAGTGGTCCTTGGCAGCATTTCCAAATGGCACGAATGAGAGCTTTAGAGTTAGGAAAGCCATTGGTAAGAGCAACAAATACAGGTGTCACCGCATTTGTTAATTTTGATGGGAAGGTTATTTCAATGCTACCACAATTTGAAGTAGGAACGCTAACCGAACAAATTTTGACAACAAAAGGTGAAACAGTGTATGGACAATTTGGTCGTAGCTTACTTTATGGGTTGTGTTGGCTAATTAGTATTTTTGCGATAGCGTGGAAGGGAATTAGAAAAGATCTCAATAATAAATAA
- the corC gene encoding CNNM family magnesium/cobalt transport protein CorC (CorC(YbeX) belongs to the Cyclin M Mg2+ Exporter (CNNM) family, and was characterized as belonging to a set of three proteins, at least one of which must be present for CorA to function.): MSDDQQSINSPERKSFLKSLFSGVFQQEPKNREDLVEVIRDSAENELIDSDTKEMIEGVMEISELRVRDIMIPRPQIVFIDASQPLDTCVDIIVDSAHSRFPVICDGKDTIEGILLAKDLLKYLRSDSEPFEMAEILRPAVIVPESKRVDRMLKEFRSERFHMAIVVDEFGAVSGLVTIEDILEQIVGDIEDEFDEAEVEPIRQLSRHTYAVLALTDIERFNQQFATHFDDEEVDTVGGLVMQAFGYLPTRGEQIELDGVVFKITSADSRRLIQLRVTFSDEQLSRMERKEHKETMSE, translated from the coding sequence ATGAGTGATGATCAGCAGAGTATAAATTCGCCAGAAAGAAAATCCTTTCTGAAATCCTTATTTAGTGGCGTGTTTCAGCAAGAGCCCAAAAATCGTGAAGATTTGGTCGAGGTTATTCGAGATTCAGCTGAAAATGAATTGATTGATAGTGATACTAAGGAAATGATTGAAGGGGTAATGGAAATTTCCGAATTACGTGTGCGTGATATTATGATTCCCCGCCCACAAATTGTGTTTATTGACGCAAGCCAACCGTTAGATACCTGTGTGGACATTATTGTCGATTCTGCCCATTCTCGTTTCCCTGTGATTTGTGATGGAAAAGATACCATTGAGGGAATTTTGCTTGCTAAAGATTTATTAAAATATCTCCGTTCAGATTCAGAGCCATTTGAAATGGCAGAAATCTTACGTCCCGCCGTAATTGTCCCAGAGAGTAAGCGGGTGGATAGAATGTTAAAAGAGTTTCGTTCTGAGCGTTTTCATATGGCGATTGTAGTTGATGAATTTGGGGCTGTTTCTGGGTTAGTTACAATTGAGGATATTTTAGAGCAGATAGTTGGTGATATTGAAGATGAGTTTGATGAAGCAGAAGTTGAACCTATTCGCCAACTATCACGGCATACCTATGCGGTTTTAGCATTAACCGATATTGAACGTTTTAACCAGCAATTTGCGACTCATTTTGATGATGAAGAAGTGGATACCGTTGGCGGTTTAGTGATGCAAGCCTTTGGGTATTTACCAACTAGAGGCGAGCAAATTGAATTAGATGGTGTTGTGTTTAAAATTACTTCAGCAGATAGTCGTCGCTTAATTCAATTGCGAGTTACCTTTAGTGATGAGCAATTAAGCCGAATGGAAAGAAAAGAGCATAAAGAAACAATGAGCGAATAA
- a CDS encoding curli polymerization inhibitor CsgI-related protein → MKLAKIALAIIPFALANSALAGTVTHSSNIDILAFDGQKFKKKSTMQITDEKTHQIVLTVSNIYQSGSDTAFFESSPIVLTFNGSQENIQISTPTFHNRFDIEKFKENPTFTVKTVSGKELSYKQDYLKGEGFMPNANILGNLTAYNSGDGAAAVKQFATTTMPAVMPLQVGNTAKGKVVVQGENIVEQQLQYWFQQADKETQKRFLEWAKKH, encoded by the coding sequence ATGAAATTAGCAAAAATTGCATTAGCAATTATCCCATTTGCTCTCGCAAATTCTGCATTAGCTGGCACAGTTACCCATTCATCAAATATTGATATCCTTGCCTTTGACGGCCAAAAATTCAAAAAGAAAAGTACAATGCAAATTACTGATGAAAAAACTCATCAAATCGTACTGACTGTATCAAATATTTACCAATCAGGCTCTGACACTGCATTCTTTGAGTCTTCGCCTATCGTGCTAACCTTTAATGGTAGCCAAGAAAATATTCAAATTTCAACTCCAACTTTCCATAACCGTTTTGATATTGAAAAATTTAAAGAAAATCCAACATTTACCGTAAAAACGGTCTCTGGCAAAGAATTATCCTATAAACAGGATTACTTAAAAGGCGAAGGCTTTATGCCAAATGCAAATATTTTAGGCAATCTTACCGCTTACAATTCAGGAGACGGTGCTGCAGCGGTAAAACAATTTGCTACAACAACAATGCCAGCAGTAATGCCATTACAAGTAGGCAATACCGCAAAAGGGAAAGTCGTGGTACAAGGTGAAAATATTGTTGAACAGCAACTCCAATACTGGTTTCAACAAGCAGATAAAGAAACACAAAAACGTTTTTTAGAATGGGCAAAAAAACATTAA
- a CDS encoding CDP-diacylglycerol diphosphatase — protein sequence MKKMYRRLFGMGLLCLGVAGCSSSNPDVLRHIVMDKCVPNSMNTNSPKPCAEVNTEKGYVVLKDLNGPLQYLIMPTAKLDGMESPELLNKTTTNFLWKAWQSRHFMSEKLGKPIPENVVSLTINSAYARTQNHLHIHLSCTASDVQTTLLQQEKQIGTQWKELSTKLKGEYYMARRITAKEFEQKSPFLWLTDIPNASGEMGKYSVAVTPASNGDFILLATKHQWLPFNKAASEDLQDHSCKLLGL from the coding sequence ATGAAAAAAATGTATCGTCGTTTGTTCGGAATGGGATTACTTTGTTTGGGAGTAGCTGGATGTAGTTCAAGTAATCCTGATGTATTACGTCATATTGTGATGGATAAATGTGTACCAAATTCAATGAATACAAATTCACCAAAACCGTGTGCAGAGGTGAATACAGAAAAAGGTTATGTGGTATTAAAAGATTTAAATGGACCATTACAATATTTAATTATGCCAACGGCTAAATTAGATGGCATGGAAAGCCCGGAATTACTTAATAAAACAACTACAAACTTTTTGTGGAAAGCGTGGCAATCTCGCCATTTTATGAGTGAAAAATTAGGAAAGCCAATTCCTGAAAATGTAGTGTCATTAACCATAAATTCAGCTTATGCAAGGACTCAAAATCACCTACATATTCATCTTTCTTGTACTGCTTCAGACGTTCAAACTACGTTATTACAGCAAGAGAAGCAGATTGGTACGCAGTGGAAGGAATTGTCCACCAAATTAAAAGGAGAATACTATATGGCTCGCCGTATTACAGCTAAGGAATTTGAGCAGAAAAGCCCTTTCTTGTGGCTAACGGATATACCTAATGCAAGCGGTGAGATGGGCAAATATTCTGTAGCGGTAACACCTGCAAGTAATGGTGATTTTATTTTACTTGCAACTAAGCACCAATGGTTGCCGTTCAATAAAGCAGCAAGCGAAGATCTACAAGATCATAGCTGTAAATTGTTAGGACTGTAA
- the prfB gene encoding peptide chain release factor 2 (programmed frameshift) → MFELNPLKTQLADILERTATLRGYLDFNTKVERLEEVNAELEQPDIWNDPEKAQAFGKERVALENIVNTIKSLEQGIEDVEGLIELAVEAEDEETFLEAQQEANQLEEKLASLEFQRMFSGQHDASDCYIDLQSGSGGTEAQDWTEMLLRMYLRWAESKGFKAELMEVSDGDVAGIKSATVKVSGNYAFGWLRTETGIHRLVRKSPFDSNNRRHTSFSAAFVYPEIDDNIDIEINPADLRIDVYRASGAGGQHVNTTESAVRITHMPSGIVVQCQNERSQHKNKDQAMKQLRAKLYELELQKKNADKQALEDTKSDIGWGSQIRSYVLDDSRIKDLRTGVENRNTQAVLDGDLDRFIEASLKAGL, encoded by the exons ATGTTTGAACTTAATCCACTTAAAACCCAATTAGCCGATATTTTAGAACGCACAGCCACCCTTCGGGGGTATCTT GACTTTAATACTAAAGTTGAACGCTTAGAAGAAGTCAATGCAGAATTAGAACAACCTGATATTTGGAACGATCCTGAAAAAGCCCAGGCCTTTGGCAAAGAACGAGTTGCATTAGAAAATATCGTAAATACCATTAAAAGCCTTGAACAAGGCATTGAAGATGTCGAAGGCTTAATTGAGCTTGCCGTTGAAGCAGAAGATGAAGAAACTTTTTTAGAAGCTCAACAAGAAGCCAATCAACTAGAAGAAAAACTGGCTTCATTAGAATTTCAACGAATGTTCAGCGGACAACACGATGCCTCTGATTGCTATATTGATTTACAATCAGGTTCTGGAGGAACAGAAGCACAAGACTGGACAGAAATGCTACTACGAATGTACCTTCGTTGGGCTGAAAGCAAAGGCTTTAAAGCAGAATTAATGGAAGTATCTGATGGCGATGTCGCAGGAATAAAATCAGCAACTGTGAAAGTTTCTGGAAACTACGCTTTCGGTTGGTTACGTACAGAAACAGGTATTCACCGTTTAGTTCGAAAAAGCCCTTTTGATTCAAACAATAGACGACATACCTCTTTTAGTGCAGCTTTTGTTTACCCTGAAATTGATGACAATATTGATATTGAGATCAACCCTGCCGATCTACGGATTGATGTTTATCGTGCATCAGGTGCAGGCGGACAACACGTTAATACAACGGAATCTGCAGTACGAATCACACATATGCCATCAGGCATTGTCGTACAATGCCAAAATGAACGTTCTCAACATAAAAATAAAGATCAGGCAATGAAACAGCTTCGAGCTAAACTCTATGAACTTGAATTACAAAAGAAAAATGCGGATAAACAAGCTCTTGAAGATACAAAATCAGATATAGGTTGGGGAAGCCAAATTCGCTCTTATGTTTTAGATGATTCACGTATCAAAGATTTACGCACAGGCGTTGAAAATCGAAATACTCAAGCTGTACTAGACGGTGATTTAGACCGATTCATTGAAGCAAGCCTGAAAGCTGGTTTATAA
- the uhpC gene encoding MFS transporter family glucose-6-phosphate receptor UhpC codes for MAVFKEAPDLPVTKTPEEIDKSYRYWRLHLMIVSYVGYAVFYFTRKGFNFVMPTMLADLGLQKADIGIMGTAFYLTYGLSKFLSGVIGDRSNPRYFMGLGLMATGVVNILFGMSSSIFVFVTLWMINAFFQGWGWPPCSKILNTWYSRNERGLWWAIWNTSHNLGGALIPLIAGAVTLAWGWRYGMIIPGIIAIVIGLGLCILLRDKPSSMGLPTVGEWRNDVAEKAHESEGVGLSTLEILKTYVFKNKIIWALAISYALVYIIRTGINDWGNLYLTEMHGYNLLEANATVSFFEVGGFLGALFAGWGSDKFFKGNRTQMNIIYVVGIIAVALALWVLPSHSSVLMSCLFFLMGFFIFGPQFLIAMAAAENSHKYASGASTGFVSLFAYIGAAVAGLPLSLVIEHFKWNGFFGTLFAISLSCALLLALVYVMQFRKNRLK; via the coding sequence ATGGCAGTATTTAAAGAAGCACCCGATCTTCCTGTTACTAAAACACCAGAAGAAATAGATAAAAGTTACCGCTATTGGCGATTGCATTTGATGATTGTGAGCTATGTAGGCTACGCTGTTTTCTATTTTACCCGTAAAGGATTTAATTTTGTAATGCCGACAATGTTGGCAGATTTAGGTCTACAAAAAGCAGACATTGGTATAATGGGAACGGCTTTTTATTTAACTTATGGGCTTTCAAAATTTTTGTCTGGAGTTATTGGTGATCGTTCTAACCCACGCTATTTTATGGGATTAGGTTTAATGGCAACTGGTGTCGTTAATATTCTGTTTGGTATGAGTTCATCTATTTTTGTTTTTGTAACGCTTTGGATGATCAATGCATTCTTTCAAGGCTGGGGTTGGCCACCGTGTTCAAAAATTTTAAATACCTGGTATTCACGTAATGAACGGGGCTTGTGGTGGGCAATTTGGAATACTTCCCACAATTTAGGAGGAGCATTGATCCCACTGATAGCAGGAGCAGTTACGCTAGCTTGGGGCTGGCGATATGGAATGATTATTCCAGGTATTATTGCGATTGTAATTGGTTTAGGGTTATGCATTTTACTAAGAGATAAACCATCATCAATGGGGCTTCCAACAGTTGGTGAATGGCGTAATGATGTGGCAGAGAAAGCTCACGAAAGTGAAGGTGTTGGCTTATCTACCTTAGAAATTTTAAAAACCTATGTATTTAAAAATAAAATTATCTGGGCATTAGCAATTTCATACGCACTGGTTTACATTATTCGAACAGGGATTAACGACTGGGGCAATTTATACTTAACAGAAATGCACGGTTATAATTTACTAGAAGCGAATGCGACGGTAAGTTTTTTTGAAGTAGGCGGATTTCTTGGTGCCTTATTTGCAGGCTGGGGATCGGACAAATTTTTCAAAGGTAACCGTACACAAATGAACATTATCTATGTGGTAGGAATTATTGCAGTTGCATTAGCACTTTGGGTCTTGCCAAGCCATAGTAGTGTATTGATGTCTTGTTTATTCTTCTTAATGGGTTTTTTCATTTTTGGGCCACAATTTTTAATTGCAATGGCAGCCGCAGAAAATTCTCATAAATATGCTTCAGGAGCTTCAACAGGTTTTGTAAGTTTATTTGCTTATATCGGAGCAGCTGTTGCAGGACTACCACTTTCATTAGTGATCGAACACTTTAAATGGAATGGCTTTTTTGGCACATTGTTTGCAATTTCACTCAGCTGTGCATTGTTACTTGCTTTAGTTTATGTAATGCAATTTAGGAAGAACCGTTTGAAATAA
- the serS gene encoding serine--tRNA ligase: MIDQNLLRTDLAEIAEILSTKRKFMLDVERVTALEEQRKVLQVKTETLQAERNSRSKNIGAAKARGEDISALLAEVDSMGNELEMAKVELDKVQAQIRELLLSVPNLPASEVPIGKDDSENVEISRWGTPRQFDFEVKDHVALGEQLSGLDFAAGVKLAGSRFVVMKDKIARLHRALSQFMLDLHTEQHGYVETYVPYLVNHDTLYGTGQLPKFGEDLFHTKPLEGQDPNAVQKPFALIPTAEVPVTNLVRDEILDEESLPLKLTAHTPCFRAEAGSYGRDTRGLIRMHQFDKVELVQIVEPEKSMEALEELTQHAEKVLQLLNLPYRKMLLCSGDMGFSAAKTYDLEVWLPAQNTYREISSCSNMWDFQARRMSARYKAKGDKKTRLVHTLNGSGLAVGRTLVAILENYQNADGSITIPEVLRPYMAGLEVIK, encoded by the coding sequence ATGATTGATCAAAATCTACTGCGTACAGATTTAGCGGAAATTGCGGAAATTCTAAGCACAAAACGTAAATTTATGTTAGATGTAGAGCGAGTAACTGCATTGGAAGAACAGCGTAAAGTGCTACAAGTAAAAACAGAAACATTACAAGCAGAACGTAATAGCCGTTCTAAAAATATTGGAGCAGCTAAAGCCCGTGGAGAAGATATTTCTGCTTTATTAGCTGAAGTTGATTCAATGGGCAATGAATTAGAAATGGCTAAAGTTGAGCTAGATAAAGTACAAGCACAAATTCGTGAATTATTGCTTTCTGTACCGAATCTACCAGCGAGTGAAGTTCCTATTGGGAAAGATGATAGTGAAAATGTAGAAATTTCTCGTTGGGGAACGCCTCGTCAGTTTGATTTTGAAGTAAAAGATCACGTCGCGTTAGGCGAACAGTTATCAGGCTTAGATTTTGCTGCTGGGGTAAAATTAGCAGGTAGCCGTTTTGTGGTAATGAAAGATAAAATTGCCCGTTTACACCGTGCGTTATCACAATTTATGTTAGATTTACATACAGAACAGCACGGTTATGTTGAAACCTATGTACCGTATTTAGTAAATCACGATACTCTTTATGGAACAGGGCAGTTACCGAAATTTGGCGAAGATCTTTTCCATACTAAGCCATTAGAAGGGCAAGATCCAAATGCAGTTCAGAAACCTTTTGCATTAATTCCAACTGCAGAAGTTCCCGTTACTAATTTAGTTCGTGATGAAATTTTAGATGAAGAATCCTTACCATTAAAATTAACTGCACATACCCCATGTTTTCGTGCAGAAGCAGGATCTTATGGCCGTGATACCCGTGGGCTAATTCGTATGCATCAATTTGATAAAGTTGAGTTAGTACAAATCGTTGAGCCAGAGAAATCAATGGAAGCGTTAGAAGAATTAACCCAGCATGCAGAAAAAGTATTACAATTATTGAACCTACCGTATCGTAAAATGTTACTTTGTTCAGGAGATATGGGATTTAGTGCAGCAAAAACTTATGATTTAGAAGTTTGGTTGCCAGCTCAAAATACTTATCGTGAAATTTCCTCTTGTTCAAATATGTGGGATTTCCAAGCTCGTAGAATGTCTGCCCGTTATAAGGCGAAGGGGGATAAAAAAACACGTTTAGTCCATACTTTAAATGGGTCAGGTTTAGCTGTTGGGCGTACTTTAGTCGCAATTTTAGAAAATTATCAGAATGCAGACGGCTCAATTACTATTCCAGAAGTGCTTAGACCTTATATGGCAGGACTTGAGGTTATTAAGTAA
- the smpB gene encoding SsrA-binding protein SmpB → MSKKPKVAANTIALNKRARHEYFIEDEVEAGLELQGWEVKALRAGKANIGDSYVIFRNGEAYLFGAMITPLNVASTHIIADPTRTRKLLLNKRELDSLFGKVNRDGFTVVALSLYWKQAWAKVKIGLAKGKKLHDKREDVKEREWQVAKQRIMKHSNR, encoded by the coding sequence ATGAGTAAAAAACCAAAAGTTGCCGCAAATACAATTGCGCTGAATAAACGTGCAAGGCACGAATATTTCATTGAAGATGAAGTTGAAGCAGGGTTAGAATTGCAAGGCTGGGAAGTTAAAGCATTGCGTGCAGGTAAAGCAAATATTGGTGATAGCTATGTAATTTTTCGTAATGGTGAAGCCTATTTATTTGGGGCAATGATTACCCCTTTAAATGTGGCATCAACTCATATTATTGCTGATCCTACTCGTACCCGTAAATTATTATTGAATAAACGTGAATTAGATTCGTTATTTGGTAAAGTAAACCGTGATGGGTTTACGGTTGTTGCTCTTTCTTTATATTGGAAACAGGCATGGGCAAAAGTAAAAATTGGATTAGCGAAAGGCAAAAAATTACACGATAAGCGTGAAGATGTAAAAGAGCGTGAATGGCAAGTTGCAAAACAGCGCATTATGAAACATTCAAACCGATAA